A window from Centropristis striata isolate RG_2023a ecotype Rhode Island chromosome 2, C.striata_1.0, whole genome shotgun sequence encodes these proteins:
- the LOC131988110 gene encoding calretinin-like produces MATRTQQPPHLHLAEITAAQFIDIWKHFDADGNGYIEGKELENFFKELETARRGAGAGVDPTHAAFKEKMKEFMANFDKNADGKIEMSELAQLLPTEENFLLCFREFVGSSVTFMAAWRRYDTDRSGYIESNELKGFLSDLLKKANRNYDDKKLNEYTQTILRMFDLNGDGKLGLSEMARLLPVNENFLLKFEGIRLTVKEFDSLFTFYDKDGNGYIDEQELDALLKDLCDKNKMDVDPMDTKGALLGYKKSIMALSDGGKLYRTELEIVLCRDSTL; encoded by the exons ATGGCAACCAGAACCCAGCAGCCGCCCCACCTGCACCTGGCGGAGATCACCGCGGCGCAGTTCATCGATATCTGGAAACATTTTGACGCTGACG GAAATGGCTACATCGAAGGGAAGGAGCTGGAGAACTTCTTCAAAGAGCTGGAGACTGCGAGacgaggagcaggagcaggcgTG GATCCTACACATGCTGCGTTCAAAGAGAAGATGAAGGAGTTCATGGCCAACTTTGACAAGAACGCTGATGGGAAGATTGAGATGTCGGAG TTGGCTCAGCTGCTGCCCACAGAGGAAAACTTCCTGCTCTGTTTCAGAGAGTTTGTGGGATCCAGTGTCACGTTCATGGCT GCCTGGCGGAGGTATGACACCGACCGAAGTGGATACATCGAGTCCAACGAGTTGAAG gGTTTCCTGTCAGACCTGCTGAAGAAGGCCAACAGAAACTACGATGATAAGAAGCTCAATGAGTACACACAGACTATT CTGAGGATGTTTGATCTTAATGGTGACGGTAAGCTCGGCCTCTCTGAGATGGCGAG ACTGCTGCCAGTCAATGAGAACTTCCTGCTGAAGTTTGAG ggCATCAGACTCACAGTGAAGGAATTCGATTCCCTGTTCACCTTCTATGATAAG GATGGTAACGGATACATTGATGAGCAGGAGCTGGATGCTCTGCTGAAGGACCTCTGTGACAAGAACAAAATG GACGTCGACCCCATGGACACAAAAGGTGCCCTGCTGGGGTACAAGAAGAGCATCATGGCTCTGTCTGACGGAGGGAAATTGTACCGCACCGAGCTGGAGATCGTCCTCTGCCGGGACTCCACACTGTGA
- the got2b gene encoding glutamic-oxaloacetic transaminase 2b, mitochondrial codes for MALLKSNKVIYCLGNISPSLGVLATRHSSWWGGVQMGPPDPILGVSEAFKKDSNPKKMNLGVGAYRDDQGKPFVLSCVRKAEAIIAAKQLDKEYLGIGGLAEFTKACAQLAFGAENEILKSSRSITVQTISGTGSLRIGANFLSRFHGGPRDVYLPKPSWGNHTPIFRDAGMQLKAYRYYDPSTCGFDFKGALEDISKIPEQSVIMLHACAHNPTGVDPRPEQWKEISDIIKKKNLLVFFDMAYQGFASGDIDRDAWAVRYFIEQGHNVLLSQSFAKNMGLYGERVGGFTVVCNDAEEAKRVESQLKILIRPIYSNPPMNGARIASTILNTPDLRSLWLEEVHGMANRIIKMREQLVAGLKKEGSTHNWQHVIDQIGMFCFTGLKPEQVERLTKEFSVYMTKDGRISVAGISSANVGYLAHGIHAVTK; via the exons ATGGCCCTGCTCAAGTCCAACAAGGTGATCTACTGTCTGGGGAACATCTCCCCGTCCCTGGGAGTGCTTGCCACCCGCCacag CTCATGGTGGGGTGGAGTGCAGATGGGACCCCCCGATCCCATCCTGGGGGTGAGCGAAGCCTTCAAGAAAGACTCCAACCCCAAGAAGATGAACCTGGGAGTGGGAGCCTACAGGGATGACCAGGGCAAGCCATTTGTGCTCAGCTGTGTCCGCAAG GCTGAGGCTATTATTGCAGCTAAACAGCTGGATAAGGAGTACCTTGGCATTGGTGGTTTGGCGGAGTTCACCAAGGCCTGCGCCCAACTTGCTTTTGGTGCTGAGAATGAGATCTTGAAGAGCAGCAGG AGCATCACTGTCCAGACCATCTCAGGAACTGGGTCTCTGCGTATTGGAGCCAACTTTTTG TCTCGTTTCCATGGAGGTCCACGTGATGTGTACCTTCCCAAACCCTCCTGGGGAAACCACACACCCATCTTCAGAGACGCTGGCATGCAGCTCAAAGCATACAGATACTATGACCCGTCCACCTGTGGCTTCGACTTCAAAGGAGCTCTCGAAGACATTTCT AAAATCCCAGAGCAGAGTGTGATCATGCTGCATGCTTGTGCCCACAACCCCACTGGTGTGGACCCCAGGCCCGAGCAGTGGAAGGAGATTTCTGACATTATAAAG AAAAAGAACCTGCTTGTGTTCTTCGACATGGCCTACCAGGGCTTCGCCAGTGGAGACATTGACCGTGATGCCTGGGCTGTGCGCTACTTCATTGAACAGGGCCACAACGTCCTGCTGTCCCAGTCCTTCGCCAAGAACATGGGGCTCTATG GTGAGCGTGTGGGCGGCTTCACTGTGGTGTGTAACGACGCAGAGGAGGCAAAGAGGGTAGAGTCTCAACTCAAGATCCTCATCAGACCCATTTACTCCAACCCCCCAATGAACGGCGCCAGAATCGCATCAACCATTCTCAACACACCAGATCTGCGCTCTCTGTG GCTGGAGGAGGTTCATGGTATGGCTAACCGCATCATCAAGATGAGAGAACAGCTGGTGGCTGGTCTGAAGAAGGAGGGCTCCACCCACAACTGGCAGCACGTCATCGACCAGATCGGGATGTTCTGCTTCACAGGCCTCAAGCCAGAACag GTTGAGCGCCTGACAAAGGAGTTTTCCGTGTACATGACCAAGGATGGCAGAATTTCCGTGGCAGGCATTTCCTCTGCGAATGTGGGCTACCTGGCGCACGGGATCCATGCAGTCACCAAGTAG